Within the Senegalia massiliensis genome, the region TTATTTCCATTTCTGCACTATCGCCTGGTTTATAATTATATAGAGCTTTCCTAAGTGTTGAAAATCCAGTAATTTCAGTATCACCGATTTTAGTTAATACATCATTTTGTTGAAGCCCTGACTTTGAAGCAGGTGAATTAGGAACTACTTCTATAACTACAAATCCTTTTTCAGCTTGTATATCTAATCCTAAAGCTTTTTCATATTTATCTACTTCTAATCCATTTATTCCTATAAAAGCCATCTTAAATTCTCCATCAGAAAGTACTTGTTCTATTATAGGTTTTGCTATATTTATAGGTACAGAAAAACCTAGTCCTTCTGCTGATTGAATTTTAGCTGTGTTAATTCCTATTACTTTTCCTTCACTATTTAATAATGCACCACCACTATTTCCAGGGTTAATTGATGCATCTGTCTGAATTAAATTTTCCATCATTACATTTTCAGAAGATATAGTTCTATCTAAACCACTTATTACTCCAGAAGTTACTGTTCTTTGAAATTGAAGTCCTAATGGATTTCCTATTGCTATTGCTTGCTCTCCTACTATAAGTTCATCTGAATTTCCTAACTCTGCTGCCGGTAAATTAGTTTCATTAACCTTTATAATAGCAAGGTCAAGTGTTGAATCTTGCCATAATACATTTGCATTAGTTTTTGAACCATCTGCAAATTGAACTGTTATTTTATCTGCATTACCACCATCTATTACATGAGAATTTGTAAGAATATATCCATTACTATCAACTATTACTCCTGATCCTACACCTTGAAGTGGTACTTCATTTCCAAAGAAATTTTGTTGGGTAGTTGTAGTTGTAATCCCTACTACTGAATCCATTGCTTTTTTTGCTACTGCTGAAACAGTATTAATATCATCTTTGGTATTTATTTTTATAGTTTCATTTCCTGTTTTATTTGTATTACCATCATTTGTTTCAGGATAAGGTATAATGTTGCCATATAAATATGTTGGAGCAACATATGCTACAACAAATCCTCCAATAAGAGCTGCCACTAAAGCTACTAACATATAAGAAAAAAATCCACCTTTACTTTTCTTCTCTTTATATATTACTTGTTTTTCTTTAGTAGGACCCATTGGACTGTGCCATTCTCTTTTTTCTTGTTTAATTTCATTGTTATATTCTTCGTTGGTGTATTCATCATTGTTATGTTCATTATTGTTATATTCATCACTCATAATTTTTCCTCCTTATTAAACTATACAAAGTTCAGTGGGGTGATGGCGATCTGCTACTTGTAATTGTATGTCTTTGTTTAGCTTTATACCCTTTTCAGTCATTATATTAACAACTGTTTGATATGCTAACTCAGGAAAGTTATTTTCTCTACTTAAATGTCCTAAAAATATTCTTTGAAATTTATCTAAAAATAATTCTGATATCAAATTTCCTGCATCTTCATTTGATAAATGACCATCTTGAGATAGTATTCTTTTCTTTAAATAATATGGATAGCTTCCTATTTTTAACATCTGAATATCATGGTTTGATTCCAACATTAATAAGTTTGAATCTTTGATTTTTGACTTTATATTTTCTGTTATTATTCCAGTATCCGTTACTATACTTACCTTTTTATTTTTATGATTCAAACTATATCCTAAAGAATCAGCTGCATCATGACTTGTGCTAAAACTATCTATATTTATATCTCCTATTTCAAAACTATTGTTACTACCAATTATTCTAATATTTTGTTCGTCTAATTTACCTAAATACTCTTTCATAGCTTCCCAAGTATTATTATTTGCATATATTGGGATATTAAACCTTCTAGATAATATTCCTACTCCCTTTATATGGTCTTTATGTTCATGAGTAACTAGTATACCATTTAATTTTGTTGGGTCTGCACCAATTGATAATAAACCATTTTGTATCTTTTTGCCACTTAATCCAGCATCTATTATTATCTTTGTTTTATCTGTTTCTACGTATTGACAATTGCCACTGCTCCCACTAGCTATTGAACAAAATCTTAAACTCATTTATATCACTCCGTATTTACAATATTTATTTTATCTTAGGTTTGTGATGAATATGTGATGAATATATTTTTATTTTAAAAATTTTATTACGTTTAAAACTTGTATAGCGACTCCTATTGGTAAAGAGTCTTCATCTATATCAAATCTATCACTATGTCCATCATATATTATATCTTTTTCTTCATTTCTACATCCTAGTCTGAAAAATGCACCATTTGTATCTTTTAAAAAATATGAAAAATCTTCAACTCCAAGACTAGGACTATCTATTCTTATAACATTTTTTTCTCCTAATAACTGATTTACACTCTCTCTTACTAAGTTTACCATGTTATCACTATTTATTAAAGACATATATCCTTCTTCCCTTATAAATTTTCCTTTTCCTCCCATTGTTTTTGGAATATTTTCTACTATATCTTTTATATTCTTAATAGCCATATCTCTAGTTTTAGGTGATAACGTTCTAAGTGTGCCTTTCATTTTAACTGAATTTGAAATAATATTATTAGCTGTTCCTCCATTTATTTGTCCTATGGATATTACTACTGAATCAATAGGACTTACTTTTCTACTCACTATAGTTTGAAGTGCATTTATAACTTGAGAGGCTATTACAATACTATCAACTCCACTATGGGGATAAGCGCCATGTGTACTTTGACCAAAAATTTGTATATTTAATGTATCAGATGATGCATTCATTTTTCCATATTTTATACCTATTTTTCCAACAGGTATTTCTGGAGCCATATGAAGACCAAATACTGCGTCTACTTTTGGATTCTCCATTACACCTTCTTTTATCATTCGTTCTGCCCCACCTATAGTTTCTTCTGCTGGTTGAAATATAAGTTTTATATTCCCCTTTATCTCCTCTTTCATTTCCATTAATATATTTGCTACACCAAGTAATATTGTCACATGTGCATCATGTCCACATGCATGCATTTTCCCATCTATTTTAGACTTATATTCTACATTATTTCTTTCAACTATAGGTAAAGCATCCATATCTGCTCTAAGGGCTATGGTTTTTCCTTTATAATTACCTCTTATAATACCTACTACTCCAGTATCTGCAATCCCTTTTTTATATTCAATATTTAACTTTTCTAATATATTACATATTTTATCTTGAGTTCTATATTCTTCTGTACCAAGTTCTGGATGCATATGAAAATCTCTTCTTATATCTATTAACCAACCCTTTATATCTTGGGATTTCTTTATTATATTATTCATGACTTATTACCTGTTCTATTATTTTTAGTTTTAAATTATCAGCATCTATTTCTACTTTTGCTCCAAGTGGTAATGTAATATTTGGAGTGCAATGTCCTGATTTTATATTATATACTATAGGAATATTTAAAGGACTTAACATCTCCTCAAACACTTCCATAAGACTCTGATCTCCATCATCTTCCTTTATACAATTATTAAAATCTCCTAAAATTATACCTTTAAGAACATTTAATTTCCCTGCAAGTTTTATTTGTCTTAGCATTCTATCAACTTTAAATGTATATTCTCCAATGTCTTCAATAAATAATATTTTATCTTTTGTATCTATTTCATAAGGAGTTCCTATTGTACCAGTTATAAGTGCTAAGTTTCCTCCAGTGAGTATTCCAGATGCTTTGCCTTTAGATAATACTTTAATTTTGTCATCCTTTGGATTAATTATTTCTATTTCATTTTTACCACTCATAAGTATCTCTTCTAAAGACTTAAATGAAAATTCATCTAGGACATCTTTCATATCACTTACTGTCATAGGACCATGAAATGTTATTAAATTAGAATTATTATTTATAGCTATGTGTAGAGCTGTTATATCACTATAACCCATAAATATTTTTGGATTTTCTTTTATCATTTCATAATCTATTTTTTCTAGAATTCTATGAACTCCGTATCCACCTCTTATACAGAATATAGCATCTACTTCTTTATCTTTGAACATAGTATTGATTCCTATTGCTCTATCCTCATCTTCTCCTGCAAAACAATAATATTTCGAATAAATATTATTTGCTAATTTCACTTTAAATCCTAATCCTTTTAGGAATTTTATAGATTTATTTATATCTTTCTTTAATGCATAACTTGCTGGAGCAACTAATCCTATTGTGCTACCTTTTTTTAAAGCTTTTGGTTTTATCATGTTTACACCCTCCTTATTAAGATTCTATACAATAAAAAAGGACCGAAGCCCTATTTCATTTAAAACATTAAATTTGTTACCACTACTGCTGTTATTATACCTACTGCATCTGCTATCAACCCTGCTGGTAACGCATGTCTGGTTTTTCTTATAGAAACTGCACCAAAGTATACTGCAAGCACATAAAATGTAGTCTCAGTGGAACCCATCATAATAGAAGCCATTCTACCTATAATAGAATCTGGTCCATGTGCTTCAAATAAACTATTCATTACTCCTGAAGCTCCTCCACCGGATAGTGGTCTCATAAGTGCCATAGGTAATACATCTCCTGGCATCCCTATAAGTTTAGTTACTGGGCTTAATGCTTTTGTAAATAGTTCCATTGCTCCTGATGCTCTGAATATTCCTATTGCTACAAGCATTGCTACTAAATAAGGTATTATTTTAATTGCAGTAGAAAAACCTTCTTTTGCTCCTTCAGTAAATGATTCATATACTTTTACTTTTCTAAAAAATCCATAGGCTGGTATAAAAAGCAAAATAAAAGGTATTGCATATATAGAAATTGTTTCCATTATTTTAACAAACATATGTATCCCCCCCAATTATTTAGTTTTTACTATATTCTTTTTTTTCATTGGATTTGTAGATGAAAATACAGGTAATTTTGATAGTGTCTTAACTGCTATTATAGCAGCTATAGTTGATGCAAGTGTGGCAATTATAACTGGGCCTATTATTTCAGTTGGATTAGCAGATCCTGCTGCTGCTCTATATGCAATTACTGTTGCTGGAATAAGTGTTACACTAGAAGTATTTATAGCTAAAAATGTACACATTGCATTAGAAGCTGTATCCTTATCCTCATTAATTTTATTTAATTCGTTCATAGCTTTAAGTCCTAGAGGTGTTGCAGCATTACCAAGTCCCAATACATTTGCTGCCATATTCATTATCATAGCCCCCATTGCAGGATGATCATCTGGTACTTCTGGAAATAACCTTATCATTATAGGACGAAGTGCCTTTCCTAGAAGTTGTACAAGTCCTGCTTCTTCTGCTATTTTCATGATACCAAGCCAAAGTGCCATAACTCCAACAAGTCCTATTGCTAGTTCTACTGCAAGTTCTGCATTATCAATTGCAGCTTGGGTTACAGCTTCTATATTTCCAGTGACTGTAGCTACTATAACTCCTATTATTATAAATAAAAACCAAATAATATTTATCAAAGTTTACACTCTCCTTATTTCAAAGTTTTAAACTCTTTTGGCAATCTTTCTCCCCTTAATAAATCTTCATAATTTTGTCTTTCTACTATTATTTCAGATTCCCCATCTTTTACCAATACAACTGCTGGTCTAATATTTTTATTATAATTACTTGCCATTGAAAAGTTATATGCTCCAGTACTATAAACAGCTAATATATCTCCTGGAGTAATTTTAGGTACATCTAAATCTTCTATAAGTATATCCCCTGATTCACAACATTTGCCTGAAATAGTAACTTTATATTTTTTTTCTTGATCTATTTTATTTGCTATCTCACCATAGTACTTTGCTCCATATAATGAAGGTCTTGGATTATCAGTCATTCCACCATCTATAGATGCATATGTTCTAATTCCTGAAATTTCTTTTATATTCCCTATTGTATATAAAGTAGTGCCAGCATGCGCTACTATCCACCTTCCAGGTTCAATGCTTACTTTTGGAATAATTAATTTATGTTTATTACAATTTTTATATACTCTTTCCATTATAGATTCTATAAAATATTCTAATGGTTTTTCTATTTCTTTTTTCTGATATGAAACCCCATATCCACCTCCAGTGTTTAATTCTTCAGTTATAAAATTAATCTCGTCTTTTAAAAATTTTATTAATTCAAATGCCATATCTATTGCTTTTAAATATGTTATATTATCAAATAATTGTGATCCTAAATGAAAATGAAATCCTTTTAAATTAATATTATTAGAATCTAAAGCTACTTTTACTGCTCCCAATATTGTATCTATTTCAAGTGGAATGCCAAATTTAGAATCCTTTCTTCCAGTATCAATATGTTTATGGGTAATACTTGTAACTCCTGGAGTTAATCTAAATAATATATTTGTTTTTTTATGAAACTTACTTGATATTTCTTCTATCATTTTTAATTCATATATATTATCAACAATTATTCTGCTTATGTCATTTTCTATAGCTAACCTTAATTCCTCATATGACTTATTATTTCCATGAAATAATATCCTCGAAGCAGGAAATTTTGCTTTTAATGCTGTATATAATTCACCTCCTGACACAACATCGAGTCCTAACTCTTGTTTTTCTATTATTTTACACATGGCCATAGTTAAAAAAGCTTTACTTGCATAAAATGCACTTGTATTTTTAAATTTCTCTAAAAAAACATATTTTATCTTGATACATCTTTCTTCTATTTTTCTTTGAGATACAATGTATAGTGGAGTTCCATATTTTTTTGATAAAGATATAGAATCACATCCATCAATATATAAATGCTTTTGTTTATTATCTGTTTTCATTTTATTCTCCTTATAAATAAAATTGTCTTTTATAAATATTGTATTTGTTATATTATCTAGTTATTCATATTTTAAAAATATCACTTTAATTTTTGGCAACAAAAAAACACTTGTAAATTTCTACAAGTGTTTTTTGATTTTTTATTCTGATACCTTTTTAATATCTGCTCCTATAGCTTTCAATTTATCTACTATATTTTCATATCCTCTTTCTACATGTCTTATATTATGAACTTCAGTTTCACCATCAGCCATAAGCCCTGCTATAACACATGCTGCTCCAGCTCTTAAATCTGTAGCTGTTATCTTAGTACTACTTAAAGGTGTAGCTCCTCTTATTATAGCTGTTCTTCCATCTACTTTTATATTAGCACCCATTCTTTTTAATTCATCTACATACTTAAATCTGCCTTCAAATATACTTTCTGTTACTATGCTTGTTCCATTAGCTTTTGTAAGTAAAACAGATAGTGGTTGTTGAAGGTCTGTAGGGAAACCTGGATATGGTAATGTTTTTATATTTATACTATTTAATTTCTTATTTCCTTTAACTCTTATTGAATCATCATATTCTGTTATCTCTACACCTAACTCCTTAAGTTTAGCAGTAATTGATTCTAAATGCTTTGGTATTACATTTTTAACAACGACATCTCCTTCTGTTGCAGCTGCTGCAACTAGATAAGTTCCTGCTTCTATCTGATCTGGAATAACACTATATGTGCAACCATGAAGTTCTTTAACTCCATTTATTCTTATAACATCTGTTCCAGCACCTCGAACATCAGCACCCATTGCATTTAAAAAGTTAGCCACATCTACAATATGTGGTTCTTTTGCTGCATTCTCTATAACAGTTTTTCCTTCAGCCTTTACACCTGCAAGCATAATATTTATAGTAGCTCCTACACTAGTAACATCCATATAAATATTAGTTCCAATTAATTTATCTGCTTCACAATTCATTATACCATGTTCAACTTTAAAGCTACTACCTAAAGCTTCAAATCCCTTTATATGCAAGTCTATTGGACGTGAACCAATATCACAACCTCCAGGATATGCTACTTCAGATTTTCCAAATCTACCAAGCCCTGCACCTAATAAGTAATATGATGCCCTAAGACTCTTGGCCATATCATAAGATGCTTTACACTCATTTACTGTAGATGTATCTATTTCTATACTGTTATTTTTTTCATTTAAAAATACATCTGCACCTAACTTTTTCATAATATCTGCTAATATATATACATCACTTATCATAGGTACATTTGTAATAATACATTTATCATTTGCTAACAATGTTGCAGGTATCAATCCTAAAATAGCATTTTTAAACCCACTTATATTTACTTCGCCTTTTAATTTTTTTCCACCTTGAATTATAAATTTATCCATAGCTAAACTGACTATTGTCAGAATTTCACTCCTCTCAACTGTCTATTACAAGCTGTAATTCACATACATTTTTATTATATACAATTTTCATGAATTTTTAAATAGTTATTTTTAAAACCATGAGAAATAACAAGTCTAAATAACTCATTCTTTTAACTATGCATAGGATTTTATTGTCTCTACTATTGTTTCTACAGACTTTTCCATATCTTCAACTGCAATAGCTTCAAATTTTCCATGAAAATTGAAACCACCTGTAAATATATTTGGTGTAGGAAGACCCATATATGAAAGTCTTGCTCCATCTGTACCGCCTCTAATTGCTTTTATTTTAGGTTCAACCCCTACTTTTTTCATCGCTTCTACAACTGAATATACTATATCTATAACTGGTTCAATCTTTTCTTTCATATTATAATATGAATCATTTATTTCGATTTTAATAGTATCTTTTCCATACTTTTCATTTATAAAATCACAAGCTTTCTTCATAAATTCCTTTTTCTGATTAAATTTATCCATATTATGATCTCTTATAATATATCTCATGGTAGTTTTTTCTATTCCACCAATAAATTCATCTAGTAAATAAAACCCTTCATAACCTTCAGTATATTCGGGATTTTGAAATTCAGGTAAAAGTGATTGAAATTCCATTCCTATAAGTATTGAATTTTTCATCTTATGTTTTGCAGTTCCTGGATGGATATTTGTTCCATAAACATCTACTTGGGCAGATGCTGCATTAAAATTTTCATACTCTATTTCACCTAAGAAACTACCATCTATGGTATAAGCAAAATCAGCTCCAAATTTTTCCACATCAAATTTATCAGCGCCACTTCCTATTTCTTCATCTGGAGTAAATGCTATCTTGATATCACCATGTTTGATATCTTTATTATTAACAAAATACTCTACTGTAGACATTATTTCAGCTATACCTGCTTTATCGTCTGCTCCTAAAAGGGTAGTTCCATCTGTAGTTATTAAGGTTTTGCCCTTATAATCTTTCAAATATGGAAAGTCAGATACTTTCATTACTATATTTTTCTCTTTGTTTAATACAATATCGCATCCATCATAATTTTCTACTATATTTGATTTTATATTATTACCTTTAAAATCTGGACTAGTATCAAGATGTGATATAAGACCAATTGTTTTTGTATTTTCTTGATTACCTTTTAGTGTAGCCATTACATAACAATTTTCATCTACATGAGCATCACTTAACCCTAATTCCCTCAATTCTTTAACTAATAAATTTGCTAAATCAAATTGTATACTTGTACTAGGTGTAGTATCAGATTTTTCATTTGATTGGGTATCTATTGAAATATATCTTAAAAATTTATCTTGTACTTTCTCCATGAAATCCCTCCTAATTTTAAGTAAATACTTATAAATAATCCTTCATTTTCTTTATTATATATCAATTTTAAGTATCATTACTAGTATTAACATAATTAATAAAATAAAGCCCAATTAATTGGACTTTATTCTTCATATAAATACTTTATAGTACCATCAGTAAATTCTACTTTCCAGGCAGGAAATGCATCTCCTGATTTAAATTCATTAAACTCAAATACATCTGTATTATTAGGATCAAAATAATAACAAGCAGCTATGTTTTTAATTGTTTTATTTTTAATACCTTCTACAGATAAAAGTTTTAAAAGTGAATCTGTTGCTGGTCTTAACTTTATGTTGTTTTCCTTTTCTTTTATAGTATTTAACCATAATCTTTCAAATTTTATTACTCTTGCGTTTCTAATTGTAAATTTCATATAACTTTTCTCAACTATTGTATCTTTATATTCTTTTGTATATGTTAAATTAACTATATCATTATTTTTTTCTAGTTTAGTAAGTTTATAATCTGAAGTTTTAAAGCCTTTATCTTCTAAAAAATTAGATGCTACTTTATGATGATCATACTTTACTGGTGCACTTCTCTCATATGACTTATATTCGTAAACTATCTTTCTACCTTTTAAGATTTCAAATCTTTCATGCTCACTTTCAAATATAATTGAATTTTT harbors:
- the htrA gene encoding serine protease HtrA — translated: MSDEYNNNEHNNDEYTNEEYNNEIKQEKREWHSPMGPTKEKQVIYKEKKSKGGFFSYMLVALVAALIGGFVVAYVAPTYLYGNIIPYPETNDGNTNKTGNETIKINTKDDINTVSAVAKKAMDSVVGITTTTTQQNFFGNEVPLQGVGSGVIVDSNGYILTNSHVIDGGNADKITVQFADGSKTNANVLWQDSTLDLAIIKVNETNLPAAELGNSDELIVGEQAIAIGNPLGLQFQRTVTSGVISGLDRTISSENVMMENLIQTDASINPGNSGGALLNSEGKVIGINTAKIQSAEGLGFSVPINIAKPIIEQVLSDGEFKMAFIGINGLEVDKYEKALGLDIQAEKGFVVIEVVPNSPASKSGLQQNDVLTKIGDTEITGFSTLRKALYNYKPGDSAEMEIIRNGKTEKINIKFDKAPDE
- a CDS encoding MBL fold metallo-hydrolase, encoding MSLRFCSIASGSSGNCQYVETDKTKIIIDAGLSGKKIQNGLLSIGADPTKLNGILVTHEHKDHIKGVGILSRRFNIPIYANNNTWEAMKEYLGKLDEQNIRIIGSNNSFEIGDINIDSFSTSHDAADSLGYSLNHKNKKVSIVTDTGIITENIKSKIKDSNLLMLESNHDIQMLKIGSYPYYLKKRILSQDGHLSNEDAGNLISELFLDKFQRIFLGHLSRENNFPELAYQTVVNIMTEKGIKLNKDIQLQVADRHHPTELCIV
- a CDS encoding M20 metallopeptidase family protein, with the protein product MNNIIKKSQDIKGWLIDIRRDFHMHPELGTEEYRTQDKICNILEKLNIEYKKGIADTGVVGIIRGNYKGKTIALRADMDALPIVERNNVEYKSKIDGKMHACGHDAHVTILLGVANILMEMKEEIKGNIKLIFQPAEETIGGAERMIKEGVMENPKVDAVFGLHMAPEIPVGKIGIKYGKMNASSDTLNIQIFGQSTHGAYPHSGVDSIVIASQVINALQTIVSRKVSPIDSVVISIGQINGGTANNIISNSVKMKGTLRTLSPKTRDMAIKNIKDIVENIPKTMGGKGKFIREEGYMSLINSDNMVNLVRESVNQLLGEKNVIRIDSPSLGVEDFSYFLKDTNGAFFRLGCRNEEKDIIYDGHSDRFDIDEDSLPIGVAIQVLNVIKFLK
- a CDS encoding S66 peptidase family protein — its product is MIKPKALKKGSTIGLVAPASYALKKDINKSIKFLKGLGFKVKLANNIYSKYYCFAGEDEDRAIGINTMFKDKEVDAIFCIRGGYGVHRILEKIDYEMIKENPKIFMGYSDITALHIAINNNSNLITFHGPMTVSDMKDVLDEFSFKSLEEILMSGKNEIEIINPKDDKIKVLSKGKASGILTGGNLALITGTIGTPYEIDTKDKILFIEDIGEYTFKVDRMLRQIKLAGKLNVLKGIILGDFNNCIKEDDGDQSLMEVFEEMLSPLNIPIVYNIKSGHCTPNITLPLGAKVEIDADNLKLKIIEQVISHE
- a CDS encoding spore maturation protein; amino-acid sequence: MFVKIMETISIYAIPFILLFIPAYGFFRKVKVYESFTEGAKEGFSTAIKIIPYLVAMLVAIGIFRASGAMELFTKALSPVTKLIGMPGDVLPMALMRPLSGGGASGVMNSLFEAHGPDSIIGRMASIMMGSTETTFYVLAVYFGAVSIRKTRHALPAGLIADAVGIITAVVVTNLMF
- a CDS encoding nucleoside recognition domain-containing protein; protein product: MINIIWFLFIIIGVIVATVTGNIEAVTQAAIDNAELAVELAIGLVGVMALWLGIMKIAEEAGLVQLLGKALRPIMIRLFPEVPDDHPAMGAMIMNMAANVLGLGNAATPLGLKAMNELNKINEDKDTASNAMCTFLAINTSSVTLIPATVIAYRAAAGSANPTEIIGPVIIATLASTIAAIIAVKTLSKLPVFSSTNPMKKKNIVKTK
- the lysA gene encoding diaminopimelate decarboxylase, with the translated sequence MKTDNKQKHLYIDGCDSISLSKKYGTPLYIVSQRKIEERCIKIKYVFLEKFKNTSAFYASKAFLTMAMCKIIEKQELGLDVVSGGELYTALKAKFPASRILFHGNNKSYEELRLAIENDISRIIVDNIYELKMIEEISSKFHKKTNILFRLTPGVTSITHKHIDTGRKDSKFGIPLEIDTILGAVKVALDSNNINLKGFHFHLGSQLFDNITYLKAIDMAFELIKFLKDEINFITEELNTGGGYGVSYQKKEIEKPLEYFIESIMERVYKNCNKHKLIIPKVSIEPGRWIVAHAGTTLYTIGNIKEISGIRTYASIDGGMTDNPRPSLYGAKYYGEIANKIDQEKKYKVTISGKCCESGDILIEDLDVPKITPGDILAVYSTGAYNFSMASNYNKNIRPAVVLVKDGESEIIVERQNYEDLLRGERLPKEFKTLK
- a CDS encoding UDP-N-acetylglucosamine 1-carboxyvinyltransferase; this translates as MDKFIIQGGKKLKGEVNISGFKNAILGLIPATLLANDKCIITNVPMISDVYILADIMKKLGADVFLNEKNNSIEIDTSTVNECKASYDMAKSLRASYYLLGAGLGRFGKSEVAYPGGCDIGSRPIDLHIKGFEALGSSFKVEHGIMNCEADKLIGTNIYMDVTSVGATINIMLAGVKAEGKTVIENAAKEPHIVDVANFLNAMGADVRGAGTDVIRINGVKELHGCTYSVIPDQIEAGTYLVAAAATEGDVVVKNVIPKHLESITAKLKELGVEITEYDDSIRVKGNKKLNSINIKTLPYPGFPTDLQQPLSVLLTKANGTSIVTESIFEGRFKYVDELKRMGANIKVDGRTAIIRGATPLSSTKITATDLRAGAACVIAGLMADGETEVHNIRHVERGYENIVDKLKAIGADIKKVSE
- the pepT gene encoding peptidase T, coding for MEKVQDKFLRYISIDTQSNEKSDTTPSTSIQFDLANLLVKELRELGLSDAHVDENCYVMATLKGNQENTKTIGLISHLDTSPDFKGNNIKSNIVENYDGCDIVLNKEKNIVMKVSDFPYLKDYKGKTLITTDGTTLLGADDKAGIAEIMSTVEYFVNNKDIKHGDIKIAFTPDEEIGSGADKFDVEKFGADFAYTIDGSFLGEIEYENFNAASAQVDVYGTNIHPGTAKHKMKNSILIGMEFQSLLPEFQNPEYTEGYEGFYLLDEFIGGIEKTTMRYIIRDHNMDKFNQKKEFMKKACDFINEKYGKDTIKIEINDSYYNMKEKIEPVIDIVYSVVEAMKKVGVEPKIKAIRGGTDGARLSYMGLPTPNIFTGGFNFHGKFEAIAVEDMEKSVETIVETIKSYA
- the yycI gene encoding two-component system regulatory protein YycI; translated protein: MDWSKAKKIMIIAFIVVNVALLFAVISKDIRSRDYITTEQDVKERLKKINIDIKTDIPKSTPNIQMLEVEYQSYDKINSKLDIAGEFINSSNLLELAKIDEQKNSIIFESEHERFEILKGRKIVYEYKSYERSAPVKYDHHKVASNFLEDKGFKTSDYKLTKLEKNNDIVNLTYTKEYKDTIVEKSYMKFTIRNARVIKFERLWLNTIKEKENNIKLRPATDSLLKLLSVEGIKNKTIKNIAACYYFDPNNTDVFEFNEFKSGDAFPAWKVEFTDGTIKYLYEE